In a genomic window of Limisphaera ngatamarikiensis:
- the rpsI gene encoding 30S ribosomal protein S9, translating to MSETVQANQQTGQPVVYWGTGRRKTAVARVRLLPGTGRIVVNGRPFENYFPLEALRVHALQALVTTGLKDKFDVRVNVQGGGVSGQAGAIRLGIARALLKMDPNLRPVLRAEGLLTRDSREKERKKYGQPGARKRFQFSKR from the coding sequence ATGAGCGAGACGGTTCAGGCGAACCAGCAGACGGGGCAACCGGTGGTGTATTGGGGGACGGGCCGGCGCAAGACGGCGGTGGCTCGTGTCCGGCTGTTGCCGGGTACGGGTCGGATTGTGGTCAACGGTCGTCCCTTTGAGAACTATTTTCCACTGGAAGCGTTGCGGGTGCACGCGTTGCAGGCCCTGGTGACCACGGGGTTGAAGGACAAGTTTGACGTGCGGGTGAATGTACAGGGTGGCGGGGTATCCGGCCAGGCCGGCGCGATTCGGCTGGGGATTGCCCGTGCGCTGCTCAAGATGGACCCGAACTTGCGGCCGGTCTTGCGCGCCGAGGGTCTGCTGACGCGGGATTCCCGGGAGAAGGAACGTAAGAAGTACGGTCAACCGGGCGCGCGCAAACGGTTCCAGTTCTCGAAGCGTTGA